In one Sulfitobacter sp. LCG007 genomic region, the following are encoded:
- a CDS encoding Crp/Fnr family transcriptional regulator: MELTLESAFSPGGLVGHLAYFLLVLSMFMRDVTRLRAVVIAAALVAIVYDAVWLHDPVGVAWESLLVVVNIVLVTRQWLANRRAAFSEEEAHFVSTRLSGLDRSQARRALNMGLWVDGTEGTVLTTEGHEVTGLVYLVSGRVDIFLGDAPVGTCSAGNFVGEMSVLSGEPASATAVVSAPSRYWMMPATKLRRLREDDPEIANALELGIAHDLRGKILTANARRSGAT, translated from the coding sequence TTGGAACTGACACTTGAATCGGCGTTTTCGCCAGGCGGTCTGGTGGGACATCTCGCCTATTTCCTGCTCGTCCTGTCGATGTTCATGCGCGATGTGACGCGTCTGCGCGCGGTCGTCATCGCCGCGGCCCTCGTTGCGATCGTCTACGACGCCGTCTGGCTGCACGATCCGGTCGGCGTCGCCTGGGAAAGCCTGCTGGTGGTGGTCAACATCGTGCTTGTGACCCGCCAGTGGCTCGCCAATCGGCGCGCCGCCTTCTCGGAGGAAGAGGCGCATTTCGTCTCCACCCGGCTTTCGGGACTTGACAGGAGCCAGGCGCGACGGGCCCTGAACATGGGTCTCTGGGTCGACGGCACGGAAGGCACGGTCCTGACCACCGAGGGCCATGAGGTGACAGGCCTTGTCTATCTGGTCTCGGGACGGGTCGACATCTTCCTCGGCGATGCGCCGGTCGGCACATGCTCGGCAGGCAACTTCGTGGGCGAGATGTCGGTACTCAGCGGCGAGCCCGCCTCGGCGACAGCCGTGGTCAGCGCGCCGTCGCGCTACTGGATGATGCCGGCGACGAAGCTGCGCCGGCTGCGCGAAGACGATCCCGAAATCGCCAATGCGCTCGAACTCGGGATCGCCCATGATCTGCGCGGCAAGATCCTGACCGCCAATGCGCGCCGAAGCGGCGCGACGTAG
- the aroA gene encoding 3-phosphoshikimate 1-carboxyvinyltransferase, whose protein sequence is MSSHGPIIAMTSIPCGPLTGRAEVPGDKSISHRALILGALSVGETRITGLLEGQDVLDTAGAMRAFGAEVTNHGGGSWSVHGVGVGGFAEPETVIDCGNSGTGVRLIMGAMATSPITATFTGDASLNRRPMARITDPLALFGTQAVGRTGGRLPMTLVGAQDPIPVRYTVPVPSAQVKSAVLLAGLNAPGRTVVIEREATRDHTERMLAGFGAEISVEDTDEGRVITLKGQPELQPQSIAVPRDPSSAAFPVCAALIVPGSDVLVPGIGLNPTRAGLFATLREMGADLTYENEREEGGEPVADLRARFSPDLRGIEVPPDRAASMIDEYPVLSVVAAFATGETVMRGVRELRVKESDRIDAMATGLRANGIEVDEGEDWWTVKGRGHGNVPGGATCATHLDHRIAMSFLILGMAATKPVGVDDGGPIATSFPIFEPLMTGLGADLARVTEDA, encoded by the coding sequence ATGTCCAGCCACGGCCCTATCATCGCCATGACGTCCATCCCGTGCGGCCCGCTGACGGGTCGGGCGGAGGTTCCGGGCGACAAGTCGATCTCGCACCGCGCGCTGATCCTCGGGGCGCTCAGCGTGGGCGAGACGCGCATCACGGGGCTTCTGGAAGGACAGGACGTTCTCGATACGGCAGGGGCGATGCGTGCCTTCGGGGCCGAGGTGACGAATCACGGCGGCGGCAGCTGGTCGGTGCATGGTGTGGGCGTAGGCGGTTTCGCGGAACCCGAGACGGTCATCGACTGCGGCAATTCGGGCACCGGTGTCAGGCTGATCATGGGGGCGATGGCGACATCGCCGATCACCGCCACCTTCACGGGCGACGCCTCGCTCAACCGCCGACCGATGGCCCGGATCACGGATCCGCTGGCGCTGTTCGGAACGCAGGCGGTGGGTCGCACGGGGGGACGGCTGCCGATGACGCTGGTGGGGGCGCAGGACCCGATTCCGGTGCGCTACACTGTCCCGGTGCCCTCGGCGCAGGTCAAATCGGCGGTGCTGCTCGCGGGGCTGAATGCGCCGGGCCGGACCGTGGTCATCGAGCGCGAGGCGACACGCGATCACACCGAGCGGATGCTCGCGGGTTTCGGCGCCGAGATTTCCGTCGAGGACACGGACGAGGGCCGGGTGATCACCCTCAAGGGCCAGCCCGAGTTGCAGCCGCAATCCATCGCCGTGCCGCGCGATCCGAGCTCGGCCGCCTTCCCGGTCTGCGCGGCGCTTATCGTGCCGGGATCTGATGTGCTGGTGCCGGGGATCGGGCTGAACCCGACGCGGGCGGGGCTTTTCGCCACGCTGCGCGAGATGGGGGCCGATCTGACCTACGAGAACGAGCGCGAGGAGGGCGGAGAGCCCGTGGCGGACCTGCGCGCGCGCTTCTCGCCCGATCTGCGGGGGATCGAGGTGCCGCCGGACCGCGCGGCAAGCATGATCGACGAATATCCCGTGCTGTCGGTCGTCGCGGCCTTCGCGACGGGCGAGACGGTGATGCGCGGCGTCAGGGAATTGCGCGTCAAGGAAAGCGACCGGATCGACGCCATGGCGACGGGTCTGCGGGCAAATGGCATCGAGGTGGACGAGGGCGAGGACTGGTGGACCGTCAAGGGGCGCGGGCATGGCAATGTGCCGGGCGGCGCGACCTGCGCGACCCATCTGGACCACCGTATCGCCATGTCCTTCCTGATCCTTGGCATGGCGGCGACAAAGCCGGTCGGCGTCGATGACGGCGGGCCGATCGCGACGTCCTTCCCGATCTTCGAGCCGCTGATGACGGGTCTCGGGGCCGACCTCGCCCGGGTCACGGAAGACGCATGA
- a CDS encoding tRNA (guanosine(46)-N(7))-methyltransferase TrmB — translation MSRRDRPRRNFYGRTKGKTLKSSQKTYLAEDLGALSPGAVGWDENPERRPLDLGELFGGRPLWLEIGFGGGEHLVHQAECNPGIGIIGAEPFINGVAMLLGKIRRAGVENLRVHPGDVRDLFDVLPDASISRAFLLYPDPWPKARHHRRRFVTPEYLGPLARVLEPGAIFRVATDIEDYVRQTLEEVPRAGFDWLAERPADWREPWQDWLSTRYEQKALREGRTPHYLTFRRR, via the coding sequence ATGAGCAGACGTGACAGACCGCGCCGGAACTTCTACGGGCGTACCAAGGGCAAGACCCTCAAATCCTCGCAGAAAACATATCTGGCCGAGGATCTCGGGGCGCTGTCGCCGGGTGCCGTGGGGTGGGATGAAAACCCCGAACGCAGGCCGCTGGATCTCGGGGAGCTCTTCGGCGGCCGCCCGCTCTGGCTCGAGATCGGTTTCGGCGGGGGCGAGCATCTTGTGCACCAGGCGGAGTGCAACCCCGGCATCGGCATCATCGGGGCCGAGCCCTTCATCAACGGCGTGGCGATGCTGCTGGGCAAGATCCGGCGCGCGGGGGTGGAGAATCTTCGGGTCCATCCCGGCGATGTGCGCGATCTTTTCGACGTGCTGCCCGATGCCTCGATCTCGCGCGCCTTCCTGCTTTATCCCGACCCCTGGCCGAAGGCGCGCCACCACCGGCGCCGCTTCGTGACGCCGGAATATCTCGGGCCACTGGCGCGCGTGCTCGAGCCTGGGGCGATCTTCCGGGTCGCCACGGATATCGAGGATTACGTACGTCAGACGCTGGAGGAAGTGCCCCGGGCAGGCTTCGACTGGCTGGCCGAGAGGCCGGCGGACTGGCGCGAGCCCTGGCAGGACTGGCTGTCCACGCGCTACGAGCAGAAGGCCCTGCGCGAAGGGCGGACGCCGCATTACCTGACCTTCCGCCGGCGCTGA
- the trpB gene encoding tryptophan synthase subunit beta → MADDLFNSFMNGPDENGRFGQFGGRFVSETLMPLILELEEQYERAKTDDSFWEEMNFLWKHYVGRPSPLYFAERLTEHLGGAKVYMKRDELNHTGAHKINNVLGQIILARRMGKTRIIAETGAGQHGVATATVCAKFGLKCVVYMGAHDVERQAPNVFRMKLLGAEVVPVTSGRGTLKDAMNDALRDWVTNVRDTFYCIGTVAGPHPYPAMVRDFQSIIGKEVREQMHEAEGRLPDTVVAAIGGGSNAMGLFHPFLDDPEVAIIGVEAGGKGVNDKMEHCASLTGGRPGVLHGNRTYLLQDDDGQILEGFSISAGLDYPGIGPEHSWLHETGRAKYVAITDNEALEAFQLCCEKEGIIPALEPSHALAHVMKIAPDLPSDHIICMNMCGRGDKDIFAVAKHLGFEMKQPG, encoded by the coding sequence ATGGCAGACGACCTCTTCAACAGCTTCATGAACGGCCCAGACGAGAACGGACGCTTCGGTCAGTTCGGCGGGCGCTTCGTGTCCGAGACGCTGATGCCGCTGATCCTCGAACTCGAGGAACAGTACGAGCGCGCCAAGACCGACGACAGCTTCTGGGAAGAGATGAATTTCCTCTGGAAGCATTACGTGGGCCGGCCCAGCCCGCTCTATTTCGCCGAGCGCCTGACCGAGCATCTGGGCGGTGCCAAGGTCTACATGAAGCGCGACGAGCTGAATCACACCGGCGCGCACAAGATCAACAACGTGCTGGGCCAGATCATCCTCGCCCGCCGCATGGGCAAGACCCGGATCATCGCCGAGACCGGCGCGGGTCAGCACGGCGTGGCGACGGCGACCGTCTGCGCGAAGTTCGGCCTCAAATGCGTCGTCTACATGGGCGCCCATGATGTCGAGCGTCAGGCACCCAACGTCTTCCGCATGAAGCTTCTCGGCGCGGAGGTGGTGCCGGTGACGTCCGGGCGCGGAACGCTCAAGGATGCCATGAACGACGCGTTGCGCGACTGGGTGACCAATGTGCGCGATACCTTCTACTGCATCGGCACCGTGGCAGGTCCGCATCCCTATCCCGCCATGGTCCGCGACTTCCAGTCGATCATCGGCAAGGAAGTCCGCGAGCAGATGCATGAGGCCGAGGGGCGCCTGCCGGACACCGTCGTCGCGGCTATCGGCGGGGGATCGAATGCCATGGGGCTGTTCCATCCCTTCCTCGACGATCCCGAGGTCGCAATCATCGGGGTCGAAGCGGGCGGCAAGGGCGTCAACGACAAGATGGAGCATTGCGCCTCGCTTACCGGCGGGCGTCCGGGCGTGCTGCATGGAAACCGGACCTATCTGCTGCAGGACGATGACGGGCAGATACTCGAAGGCTTCTCCATCTCGGCAGGGCTGGACTATCCCGGGATCGGACCGGAACATTCATGGCTGCATGAGACGGGCCGTGCGAAATACGTCGCCATCACCGACAATGAGGCGCTCGAAGCCTTCCAGCTGTGCTGCGAGAAGGAAGGGATCATCCCGGCGCTTGAGCCGAGCCATGCTCTGGCGCATGTGATGAAGATCGCGCCGGATCTGCCGTCCGACCATATCATCTGCATGAACATGTGCGGGCGCGGCGACAAGGACATCTTCGCGGTGGCCAAGCATCTCGGTTTCGAGATGAAGCAGCCGGGCTGA
- a CDS encoding phosphoribosylanthranilate isomerase — MSRNSISVKICGLRDPEHLAIAAEAGARYCGFVFFGKSPRNISPETARHLALGAPPGMAKVALTVDADDDFLDALTAVVPLDMLQLHGSESPGRVAAIKARYGLPVMKAVGVANRDDLAALESYFPVADQILVDAKPPAGADLPGGNGLAFDWRLIAGRRWPVPWMLAGGLTQANVAEAIRLTGARQVDVSSGVETAPGMKDADLIRAFVQRACG; from the coding sequence ATGTCTCGCAATTCGATTTCCGTAAAGATATGCGGCTTGCGCGATCCCGAGCATCTCGCGATCGCCGCCGAAGCCGGCGCGCGCTATTGCGGTTTCGTCTTCTTCGGGAAGTCTCCGCGCAACATTTCGCCCGAGACGGCGCGCCACTTGGCCTTGGGCGCGCCGCCGGGGATGGCCAAGGTCGCGCTGACCGTTGACGCTGACGACGATTTTCTCGATGCGCTGACCGCCGTGGTCCCCCTCGACATGTTGCAGCTGCACGGCTCGGAAAGCCCCGGACGTGTGGCCGCGATCAAGGCGCGCTATGGCCTTCCGGTGATGAAAGCCGTCGGTGTGGCGAACAGGGATGATCTGGCGGCGCTGGAAAGCTATTTTCCGGTGGCGGACCAGATACTCGTCGATGCCAAGCCCCCGGCTGGTGCCGACCTGCCTGGTGGAAACGGGCTGGCCTTCGACTGGCGACTGATCGCGGGCCGGCGCTGGCCGGTGCCCTGGATGCTGGCAGGCGGGCTGACGCAGGCGAACGTCGCCGAGGCGATACGCCTTACTGGCGCACGGCAGGTCGATGTCTCTTCCGGTGTGGAAACCGCGCCCGGCATGAAGGATGCGGACCTGATACGCGCGTTCGTCCAGAGGGCGTGTGGGTGA
- the pth gene encoding aminoacyl-tRNA hydrolase: MKLIVGLGNPGGKYAGNRHNIGFMALDRIAGDHGLPDWRGKFQGSISEGRLGEERVILLKPETYMNNSGQSVQAAMRFHKLEPADLIVLHDEIDLDPGKLRCKTGGGHAGHNGLRSIHAHVGPDYHRVRLGVGHPGHKDAVAAYVLGDFAKADQDWLEDMLRGISDGAPHLAACDWGRFTNAVGLRTAPPRARSDDTAKPAPRQARPDEEPAPDNRSALQRLVERFR; this comes from the coding sequence ATGAAACTGATCGTTGGACTCGGCAATCCGGGCGGGAAATACGCCGGGAATCGGCACAACATCGGCTTCATGGCGCTTGATCGCATCGCCGGGGACCACGGCCTTCCCGATTGGCGCGGCAAGTTCCAGGGTTCGATTTCCGAAGGCAGGCTCGGCGAAGAACGCGTCATCCTGCTCAAGCCCGAAACCTACATGAACAACTCCGGGCAGTCCGTGCAGGCCGCCATGCGGTTCCACAAGCTCGAGCCGGCGGATCTGATCGTCCTTCACGACGAGATCGACCTCGATCCGGGCAAACTGCGGTGCAAGACCGGCGGCGGACATGCGGGCCACAACGGGCTGCGCTCGATCCATGCCCATGTCGGCCCGGACTATCATCGGGTGCGCCTCGGCGTCGGACATCCGGGGCACAAGGACGCGGTCGCGGCATATGTACTCGGCGATTTCGCCAAGGCCGATCAGGACTGGCTCGAAGACATGCTGCGCGGAATCTCTGACGGCGCGCCGCACCTCGCCGCCTGCGACTGGGGACGCTTTACCAATGCGGTCGGCCTGCGCACCGCGCCACCACGCGCCCGGTCGGACGACACCGCGAAGCCCGCCCCTCGGCAGGCACGCCCTGACGAGGAGCCCGCACCCGACAACCGCTCTGCCCTGCAGCGCCTTGTCGAGCGCTTCCGGTGA
- the ihfB gene encoding integration host factor subunit beta codes for MSQQDAQDARACRGSAMIRSELIQKIADENPHLYQRDVERIVNTIFEEVTGAMARGDRVELRGFGAFSVKKRDSRVGRNPRTGETVQVEQKHVPFFKTGKLLRDRLNGKS; via the coding sequence TTGTCCCAACAAGACGCGCAGGATGCGCGCGCATGTCGGGGGAGTGCAATGATCCGGTCGGAATTGATCCAGAAGATTGCTGACGAAAATCCGCATCTCTATCAGCGCGACGTGGAGAGGATCGTGAATACCATCTTCGAAGAAGTCACGGGCGCCATGGCCCGGGGGGATCGCGTCGAACTTCGCGGCTTCGGGGCATTCTCGGTGAAGAAGCGCGATTCGCGTGTGGGTCGGAATCCCCGGACGGGCGAGACGGTGCAGGTCGAGCAGAAGCATGTCCCCTTCTTCAAGACCGGCAAGCTGCTGCGTGACCGGCTGAACGGAAAGTCCTGA
- the rpsA gene encoding 30S ribosomal protein S1: MANNATMEDFEALLEESFEMDTPDEGSVVKGKVIAIEAGQAIIDVGYKMEGRVELKEFAEPGEQPKIAVGDEVEVFLRQVENSRGEAVISREMARREEAWDRLEKAYADELRVEGAIFGRVKGGFTVDLGGAVAFLPGSQVDVRPVRDAGPLMGLKQPFQILKMDRRRGNIVVSRRAILEESRAEQRAEVIGNLTEGQTVDGVVKNITEYGAFVDLGGVDGLLHVTDMAWRRVNHPSEILQIGETIKVQVIKINKETHRISLGMKQLQEDPWDLVGAKYPLDSVHTGRVTNITDYGAFVELEPGVEGLVHVSEMSWTKKNVHPGKIVSTSQEVEVMVLEIDSAKRRVSLGLKQTIRNPWEVFAETHPEGTEVEGEVKNITEFGLFVGLPGDIDGMVHLSDLSWSERGEDAIQNYRKGDVVQAVVSEVDVEKERISLSIKGVGGDKFAEAVGGVKRGSIVTVTVTAIEDGGIEVEYEGMKSFIRRSDLSRDRSEQRPERFSVGDKVDVRITNVDSKAHRLGVSIKAREIAEEKEAVQQYGSSDSGASLGDILGAALKGDK, translated from the coding sequence ATGGCTAACAACGCGACTATGGAAGACTTCGAAGCGCTTCTGGAAGAAAGCTTCGAAATGGACACACCCGATGAGGGTTCTGTCGTCAAAGGCAAGGTCATCGCGATCGAAGCGGGCCAAGCCATCATCGACGTCGGCTACAAGATGGAAGGCCGGGTCGAGCTGAAAGAATTCGCAGAACCGGGGGAACAGCCCAAGATCGCCGTTGGCGACGAGGTCGAGGTCTTCCTGCGTCAGGTCGAGAATTCCCGTGGCGAAGCCGTCATCTCGCGCGAGATGGCCCGCCGCGAGGAAGCCTGGGATCGTCTCGAAAAGGCCTATGCGGACGAGCTGCGCGTCGAGGGCGCGATATTCGGCCGCGTGAAGGGCGGCTTCACCGTCGATCTGGGGGGTGCTGTCGCATTCCTTCCGGGTTCGCAGGTCGATGTGCGCCCCGTGCGTGATGCGGGGCCGCTCATGGGCCTCAAGCAGCCGTTCCAGATCCTCAAGATGGACCGCCGCCGGGGCAACATCGTGGTCTCGCGCCGGGCGATCCTCGAAGAAAGCCGCGCGGAACAGCGTGCCGAAGTCATCGGCAACCTCACCGAGGGCCAGACGGTCGACGGCGTGGTCAAGAACATCACCGAATACGGCGCCTTCGTCGATCTCGGTGGTGTGGACGGACTGCTGCACGTCACCGACATGGCGTGGCGTCGTGTGAACCATCCTTCGGAGATCCTGCAGATCGGCGAGACCATCAAGGTCCAGGTCATCAAGATCAACAAGGAAACCCACCGTATCAGCCTCGGCATGAAGCAGCTGCAGGAAGATCCGTGGGATCTGGTCGGTGCCAAGTACCCGCTCGATTCGGTGCATACCGGTCGCGTCACCAACATCACCGACTACGGCGCCTTCGTGGAGCTGGAGCCGGGGGTCGAAGGTCTTGTCCACGTCTCCGAGATGTCCTGGACCAAGAAGAACGTGCATCCCGGCAAGATCGTCTCCACCTCCCAGGAGGTCGAGGTCATGGTGCTCGAGATCGACAGCGCGAAGCGCCGTGTGTCCCTGGGCCTCAAGCAGACCATCCGCAATCCGTGGGAAGTCTTCGCCGAGACCCACCCGGAAGGCACCGAGGTCGAGGGCGAGGTCAAGAACATCACCGAGTTCGGTCTCTTCGTGGGCCTGCCCGGCGATATCGACGGCATGGTTCACCTGTCCGATCTCAGCTGGTCCGAGCGTGGCGAGGACGCCATCCAGAACTATCGCAAGGGCGATGTCGTCCAGGCCGTGGTTTCGGAAGTCGACGTCGAGAAGGAGCGCATCAGCCTCTCCATCAAGGGCGTGGGCGGTGACAAGTTCGCCGAGGCGGTTGGCGGCGTGAAGCGCGGTTCGATCGTGACCGTGACCGTGACGGCGATCGAGGATGGCGGCATCGAAGTGGAATACGAGGGCATGAAGTCCTTCATCCGCCGCTCCGACCTGTCGCGCGACCGTTCCGAGCAGCGTCCCGAACGCTTCAGCGTCGGGGACAAGGTCGACGTGCGCATCACGAACGTGGACAGCAAGGCCCACCGTCTTGGCGTCTCGATCAAGGCGCGCGAGATCGCCGAAGAGAAGGAAGCCGTGCAGCAATACGGCTCGTCCGACAGCGGTGCATCGCTCGGCGACATCCTTGGCGCGGCGCTCAAGGGCGACAAATAA
- a CDS encoding LapA family protein, whose amino-acid sequence MQYIRYACIAIFAVALIAIALANRGLVTLQVLPTEIAGYFAVNPSVQMPLFLVILGGILVGLLVGFVWEWIREAGERAEAARQAREMRRLEREVARLRGEKHKGKDEVLALLDESA is encoded by the coding sequence ATGCAATACATCCGCTACGCCTGCATAGCCATTTTCGCCGTGGCACTCATTGCCATCGCGCTGGCGAACCGGGGACTTGTCACGCTCCAGGTGCTGCCAACCGAGATCGCGGGCTATTTCGCGGTCAACCCGTCCGTGCAGATGCCGCTGTTCCTCGTCATCCTGGGGGGTATTCTCGTCGGTCTGCTTGTGGGGTTCGTCTGGGAATGGATCCGCGAGGCGGGTGAGCGTGCCGAGGCCGCAAGGCAGGCCCGCGAGATGCGCCGGCTCGAGCGCGAGGTGGCGCGGCTGCGCGGCGAGAAGCACAAGGGCAAGGACGAGGTTCTCGCGCTGCTGGACGAGAGCGCCTGA
- a CDS encoding d(CMP) kinase: MSERFTIAIDGPAAAGKGTISRAVAAHFGFAHLDTGLLYRAVGAKTLLGVDAAEAARALDASDLGGPNLRSAEVAQAASRVAILPAVRAALLDFQRSFARRPGGAVLDGRDIGTVICPDAEAKLFVTASAQVRAARRLKELAGSGDLRSFDEVLADVEARDRRDRERAEAPLKPAADAIEIDTSDMDIDEAVALAIAAIERARGA; the protein is encoded by the coding sequence ATGAGCGAGCGTTTCACCATTGCCATCGACGGGCCGGCGGCAGCGGGCAAGGGCACGATCTCGCGCGCCGTTGCGGCTCATTTCGGTTTTGCGCATTTGGACACCGGGCTCCTCTACCGCGCGGTGGGGGCGAAGACGCTTCTGGGCGTCGACGCGGCGGAGGCTGCACGCGCGCTCGATGCGTCCGATCTTGGCGGGCCGAACCTGCGCAGTGCTGAGGTCGCACAGGCGGCGAGCCGGGTCGCAATCCTGCCGGCGGTGCGCGCGGCCCTGCTGGATTTCCAGCGCAGCTTTGCGCGCCGGCCAGGCGGGGCCGTCCTTGACGGGCGCGACATCGGCACGGTGATCTGTCCAGACGCCGAGGCCAAGCTGTTCGTGACGGCCAGCGCGCAGGTTCGCGCAGCGCGGCGGCTTAAGGAGTTGGCCGGTTCGGGCGACCTGCGATCCTTCGACGAAGTGCTGGCGGATGTGGAGGCGCGCGACAGGCGCGACCGCGAGCGTGCCGAGGCGCCGCTGAAACCCGCCGCCGACGCCATCGAGATCGACACGTCCGACATGGATATCGACGAGGCCGTGGCACTGGCCATTGCAGCCATCGAAAGAGCGCGCGGCGCGTGA
- a CDS encoding DUF2237 family protein, producing MEPDRSVNVLGQALELCSGDPLTGFFRDGHCNTCATDVGSHTVCAIMTAEFLAYSKYVGNDLSTPRPEYRFAGLKPGDSWCLCANRFLQAHDEGCAPRINLAATHLRATEVVPLEILKLYG from the coding sequence ATGGAACCGGACAGGAGCGTCAACGTCCTGGGGCAGGCACTCGAACTTTGCAGCGGCGATCCGTTGACCGGATTCTTTCGGGACGGCCATTGCAACACCTGCGCGACGGATGTCGGCAGCCATACGGTCTGCGCCATCATGACCGCAGAATTTCTGGCCTACTCCAAGTATGTCGGCAATGATCTCAGCACGCCCCGGCCCGAGTACCGGTTTGCCGGACTGAAGCCGGGGGACAGCTGGTGCCTGTGCGCGAACCGCTTCCTGCAGGCTCATGACGAGGGCTGCGCGCCCCGGATCAACCTCGCTGCCACCCATCTGCGCGCGACCGAGGTGGTGCCGCTCGAGATCCTCAAGCTGTACGGCTGA
- a CDS encoding DUF2332 domain-containing protein, producing MSLRQAFEQQAESCARLGSPFMAQLCRLLADHWPQEGALSRRAAQFQGDLGPAGASLPLRIAGGLHALVLSRSCAALADVFPPRKVPDACLLPAVLEAMRMHDAFLTDWIESPPQTNEVRRSAALMAGAHVAHARFPLPVTLSELGASGGLNLMWDRYALKIGTARFGARSPVLTLAPDWSGPLPPRNAPVIADRAGVDLNPLDPAQPEDLLRLTAYLWADQPDRLALTRAAGKAMDAPLVRADAIDWLEARIAERHEGRLHLIQHTVAWQYFPQDRQDRGRAIIEAAGSQATQDCPLAWLSMESDGDRSGSQGAALVLRLWPGNVTLPLGRADFHGRWISWAGAS from the coding sequence GTGAGCCTGCGCCAGGCCTTCGAGCAGCAAGCCGAAAGCTGCGCCCGCCTCGGATCGCCCTTCATGGCCCAGCTCTGCCGGCTGCTGGCCGATCACTGGCCGCAGGAAGGGGCGCTTTCGAGGCGCGCCGCGCAGTTTCAGGGCGACCTCGGTCCGGCGGGTGCCTCGCTGCCCTTGCGGATCGCCGGCGGGCTTCATGCGCTGGTCCTGAGCCGGAGCTGCGCGGCCCTCGCCGACGTGTTCCCTCCGCGCAAGGTCCCCGACGCCTGCCTGCTGCCCGCAGTGCTCGAGGCGATGAGGATGCATGACGCCTTCCTCACGGACTGGATCGAGAGCCCGCCGCAGACCAACGAGGTCCGCCGCTCTGCCGCGCTGATGGCCGGTGCCCACGTCGCGCATGCGCGCTTTCCCCTGCCCGTCACACTTTCCGAGCTGGGTGCAAGCGGCGGGCTCAACCTGATGTGGGACCGCTATGCGCTGAAGATCGGTACCGCGAGGTTCGGCGCGCGGTCGCCCGTCCTGACGCTGGCTCCGGACTGGTCGGGTCCCCTGCCCCCTCGGAATGCGCCCGTCATCGCCGATCGTGCCGGTGTCGATCTCAACCCGCTCGATCCGGCGCAGCCCGAGGACCTGCTGCGCCTGACCGCCTATCTGTGGGCGGACCAGCCCGACCGTCTCGCGCTGACCCGTGCCGCGGGAAAGGCCATGGATGCACCGCTGGTTCGAGCCGACGCCATCGACTGGCTCGAGGCGAGGATCGCCGAGCGCCACGAAGGGCGTCTTCACCTGATCCAGCATACGGTCGCCTGGCAGTATTTCCCGCAGGACCGCCAGGACCGGGGACGCGCGATCATCGAAGCAGCAGGCTCACAGGCCACGCAGGATTGCCCGCTCGCATGGCTCTCGATGGAGAGTGACGGAGACCGGAGCGGCAGTCAGGGGGCGGCGCTGGTGCTCAGGCTCTGGCCCGGCAACGTGACCCTTCCCCTCGGGCGTGCCGACTTCCACGGCCGCTGGATCTCATGGGCCGGCGCCAGCTAG
- a CDS encoding GNAT family N-acetyltransferase produces MWVNVRFREARREDVRDVLALLRDDSLGAGREAQDLDIYLAAFDAMAAEAGNHLIVGVAGNRVVATYQITFISGLSLTAARRAQVEAVRVAAPLRGQRIGEALMHDAEARARTAGCTLIQLTTNKSRDRAHAFYRRLGFTASHEGFKRKLD; encoded by the coding sequence GTGTGGGTGAACGTCCGCTTCCGCGAAGCGCGGCGCGAGGATGTTCGCGATGTCCTGGCGCTTCTGCGCGACGACAGTCTGGGCGCGGGGCGCGAGGCGCAGGATCTCGACATCTATCTCGCGGCCTTCGACGCCATGGCGGCCGAAGCGGGCAATCACCTGATCGTGGGCGTTGCAGGGAACAGGGTGGTCGCCACATATCAGATCACCTTCATCTCCGGTCTGTCGCTGACCGCGGCACGTCGCGCGCAGGTCGAAGCGGTCCGCGTCGCGGCGCCGTTGCGCGGGCAGCGGATCGGCGAGGCACTGATGCATGACGCCGAAGCCCGCGCCCGTACCGCCGGATGCACGCTGATCCAGCTAACCACGAACAAGAGCCGCGACAGGGCCCATGCGTTTTACCGGCGGCTCGGCTTTACCGCCTCGCACGAAGGCTTTAAACGGAAGCTTGACTGA